One Scyliorhinus torazame isolate Kashiwa2021f chromosome 17, sScyTor2.1, whole genome shotgun sequence genomic window, tctgtatgatacgCACCtctttgggtctttgtcctttttggttatcagcgatatggtggcctgtgttagcattggaggcagggtgcccctctctAACGAGTCTGTGAATATTTCCCGCAGGTACGGGACCAGTGCCATTGCGcactttttgtagaagtccgccaggaacccgttgggtcctggcgccttcccctcctgcatggagttgatgctctccatgacctctccagtCCTACTGCTGCTTCCAGCCCCCTCGACTGgcatgtgaaaaatgaaatgaaaatgaaaatcgcttattgtcacaagtagccttcaaatgaagttattgtgaaaagcccctagtcgccacattccggcacctgttcggggaggctgttacgggaatgtgctatgtccagtccatcgaggaaatgATTCTTCCCCGAGcccctggtagaaggcctcaaatgctttgttgacaTTTTGTGGTTCGCCTACCAGCCTGCCTCTGCTGTCCTGGGTTATTTCCCTCGAGGCTGGCTGCCTGttgtctcagctggtgagccagcagatggctagccttgtctccatgctcataaaaggtccctcgtgtctggcagagttggtgcacttctttcctggtggatagcaggttactgtccatttgtagcttcttcctccccaccagctctacggttggggccttgGAATgccttctgtcgacctccaggatggagtcgatcagttgttgcctagctgccctctTTTACCTGTCTCTGTGAGCCTTGTAGGCGATAATCTCTCCCctcatcacagccttcagtgcctcccagaacgtgaaaGGTGAGACTTCCCCCTTCCGGTTGTTCGTAATGTACTCGcttgtggcctgtgatattttctggcagaataCCTTGTCAGTCAAGAgggctgtgtccaacctccatgtggggcccaTCACCAACCTtacatccatgtggtgtggagcctggttggagattacaatcgcggagtattccgctctatttctggaagcaccaatCTCCCCACTACAAAGACGTTGATGCGGGTATAGAAAAACGAGAATTCTttctcacctgggtgcatgaaccgccatgggtccactgccctcatctgctccataagcATTCcaggttccctagccatgcctgctgTTTTCCCcatctggggtttgatctgtccagTGGATCCTGTACGCAGCTGAGGTCTCCGCTCCCGCCATGATCAGTCGGGGTGTCTATGTCAGggttttccgccatggtctttttttatAGAGGCCATGAGGAAGGGCCCCtacgctctggggtttccctttgtccaggtgcCGTTCGACTTGGCTGCCAGCTGTGTGTTCAGCATTTGGGTGAGCCCTGCACTCCGGGGCTtcgctttgtttagggaccctccaaagtggctgcttacggtgccatcttgttccatgtTTCTGATACtaacctgctgaagccaatctagAGCCCTCCCCCAACTTGTTGTTttgttccccccctccccgtgaTTTTGATTCCCCCTTctgccaaccccccccacccctgtatcCCCTCTCTTCCGTctacccactgcccccccccgcacccctgtaTCCCCTCTCTTCCGtctaccccctgccccccccccgccccccacgactCCCCCCCACCCTTCTGCCAGACACTCTCTCCTCAGTGGGAGATGCGCCGCGGCCCTCCTCTCTTATCCTCCCCGGCGCTAGCTTTtccactagtgtggtggcccccctcccatgGTCGATCTGACCCCCTCCTATGCCCACTCTGCTGGTGTCCCTTCTATCTCGTCCTGACCCTCTCCTGTGCTCTGCTGCCCCCTCCTGTGGTTCCCCTGTTCATAGCGAGGCAATGCAGTCCCGCACAAAATTGTCCATTTCTTCATttcgcctcctccgtgccttcctcACTGCTGCCTCTCTTGCTGCCTGTCCAGACTGTTCTTACGGATGAACACGTCTGCCTCTGCCAGGGCAGTAAAATAATATTCTTTGCCCCGGTCcgttacccagagcctggctgggaataacagTCCGAATCTGACCTTGCACTTGTACAGGACCGACTTTGCGTGGTTAAATTTGGCTCTGCGCCAAGTTTGCCCCAATATCCTGGTATACTCTGATTTTATGTCCCTCCCAGTTGCACAGCTTCATCTGTCGAGCCCAGTGAAGGATCCTTTCTCGGTCCTGATATTTGTGCAGCTTGGCGATTATCGCCCTTGACTGCTCCCTGGCCCTGGGCTTTGGTTGGAGCGACCTCTGAGCCCAGTCGATCTCTGGAGGTTTGGGAAAGCTGACTCTCACAacttaggttgcccagcatttgggccacatggtCGGTTGGGTCCCTGCCcgcgatcccctctggcaggcccactattcaaatgttctgccaccttcaccaattctcctggtcctcgaccttcctttTCAGGCTCCCCTGGGTCACCGCCAACATCTTGATCTCAGTGTACTGGGTGACGATTCGGTCTCCCTGATCCATCAATGCCCTTTCCAGCTCCCGTATCGTGCTACCCTGGGCTTCCAACCTCTTCCCCGTGCTGTTGAGCGCTGTCTGCATGGCGCGTAGTGCCTCCACCACTGCCACTTTGACTGTTGCCTTTATCTCAGCCTTGATATTGTCCTTCATTGCATTTAGTTCCCTGATCAGGAACACCTTCCATCCATtgcctggcccgggggggggggggggggggggggggggggggggcggggagagcttgTTTATCAGgtcgctggtctccctctctcaggaGAGGCCGGGGACCCTTCGCCTCGTGGGTCCGTCGACCCGCTTGCTCACCGCTTCTGTCCTTTGCCGCAATTCCTGGTGCCCCTGCAGTCTCTCAAGCTGCTGCTTCCTGGCATTTTTGTCTCCATGCTAATGTTGGGGGTAAGGGGATGTTTAAGTCTGGTTTTGTGGGCTAAATTCAGCCAAAAATGCCTTTTTTGGTCTTATGGAGGAGAGCCAgctgatgtgcgactactcagcacatccccatcaccggaagcccaccaagctgaaatctaattaactccatcctttcggatgggtgtagagggatacggcgcaaggaagtgctgagagttttggtcaaaggtggtatcatgaccggtacaggcttggaaggccgaaggacctgtttctgtgttgtattgttctttgttccacatgGAATCTCCTTAATcacacaaaattccattagcctaagccttttacaatgctttaattgcacccctggctcccaacctttcaaaccaaGACTCTTTAAAAcacgactgcagcagtcacacacacactaacccaggcttttaacacttGCTgcgccaaatacctataatacaatacatcaGAAATTCTTACATGCACCACAGTGGATAAGCTCCCAGTGCCCCACAGAAATTCTCCATCCTTCAGGAAAGGGCATTGGTATTGGTTTGTGAGGAAGTGGAGTACTTGGAGGTATGGAGAGCACTACATCCTCAAGATAAAGAATTCATACTTTTCTTGGCTCCTCATCAACGTCATACCAGAATTGACTATTTATTCATACCGCGAGCGATCCAGGTATCCGCCTGCTCGATAGGTAGCATCATTGAACTCTGACTATGCTCCTATTTCCCTTCAGCTTTTACTCAAAGGCCTCCCCTGCCCTCAATCTAGGTCATGGCATTTTGAAGCTTCCTTATTTAGGGATAAATCCTTTCCCATGTATTTTAAGGAAACTCCTTTACTGATGTGAAcccctccattttgtgggagactTGCAAGGCCTATGCTAGGGGGTTGGTTATTTCTTATACAATTAACAAAAGGCATAGAATGCTGGAAAGTCAGCgccggttagaacatagaacagtacagcgcagtataggtccttcggccctcgatgttgcgccgacctgtgaaaccactctaaagcccagttGGAAGTTAGATTGGCCAAAGTGGACAAGGAGTATGGGAGGAAGCCTGACAGTCGTTGAGGGAGATTAAGGCAGCTCGGGTGGCACTTGATTCCTGACTGACCCAGCGGGCTGAGAGGAGATTAAAGTTCTCAAAGCAAAAAGTGTATGAGTTTGGGAACAAGCAAGTAAATACTTGGCTTTCTTGACTAAGAAGGGGGCCGATTCTAGGACTATCCCCTCCATATGTGATTCCAGGGGTAATTGATTAATTAGAACTGTGGACATTAGTGAGGCATTTAGGAATTTTTATGTTGAGTTATCatagacatcatagaatttacagtgcagaaggaggccattcggcccatcaagtctgcaccggctcttggaaagagcacccaatcaacaccgccaccctatccccataacccaataaccccacccaacactaagggcaattttggacactaagggcaatttatggccaatccacctaacctgcacatctttgcataagGTGGGCCAGTCTGGGGATGTACTGATACGTATTGAACACTTATTTCTTCCCTCCAGATTCCTGTAGCATCGGAGGATCAACGGCTGGGCCAAAATGTTCCTATCTCTAAaagagaggtggctgatgccattaAGGAGCTCCAACCGAGTGAGTAGCAAATATCAAGCAGTGAAACTAACTATAAAATGCCAGAGTGTACGACCAATTTTCAAAGCAGAGACATTCTTCTCGCTGTCTTAGCCAATGTTTATCCATCAACCAGCATCATTGAAAAACACACAATCAGCTCATTTATTTCATCGACAACAATTCATtttactgctgtttgtgggagcttgtagtGCAGAAATTAGCTGCTGTGTTCCTGATAACAGTGTCTGGCAGGTATGATggataggcatcacagagacgtggttgcagggggttcaggactggcatttaaacatccagggattcacaacctatcgaaaagacagagaggtgggcagagggggcagggttgccttatTAATTAAACGACAAagacaaaaaaaccataatgggagttatgtacaggcctcctaacagtggtcaggaccagagccacaaaatgcaccacaaaatagaaagtgcatgtcagaaaggcaaggtcacagtgatcatggggtcttcaatatgcaggtggactgggtaaataatgctgccagtggacccaaggaaagagaattcattgaatgtttacaggagggctttttggaacagcttgtgatggagcccacgaggggacaggccattctggacttaatgttatgtaatgagccagacttgattaaagatcttaaagtaagggaacacttaggaggcagtgatcattatatggtagaattcaatctccaatttgaaagaaagaaggtagaatcagatgtaaaggtgttacagttaaataaaggtaactacaggggcatgagggaggaactgatgaaaatcgattgggagcagagcctagtgggaaagacagtagaatagcaatggcaggagtttctggtagtaattgaggacacagtacagaggttcatcccaaagaaaagaaaggttatcagaggggggattaggcagcaatggctgacaaaggaagttagtgaatgcatcaaagcaaaagagaaagcctataatgtggcaaagagtagtgggaagtcagaagattgggaaagctacaaaaacaaacagaggataacaaagagagaaataaagaaagagaggatcaattatgaaggtaggctagccagtaacattaggaatgatagtaaaagtttctttaaatacattaaaaacaaacgggaggcaaaagtagacattgggccgctccaaaatgacactggtaatctagtgatgggagacaaggaaatagctgaggaactaaattagtactttgcgtcagtcttcacagtagaagacatgagtaatatcccaacaattcaggagagtcagggggcagagttgaatatggtagccatcacaaaggggaaagtgctggagaaactaagaggtctaaaaattgataaatctccgggcccagatgggctacatcctagagttctaaaggagatagctgaagaaatagtggaggcgttagttatgatctttcaaaagtcactggagtcagggaaagtcccagaggattggaaaatcgctgttgtaacccccctgctcaagaagggaacaaggaaaaagatggaaaattataggccaattttagcctaacctcggttgttggcaagattctagaatccattgttaaggatgagatttctaaattcttggaagtgcagggtcggattaggacaagtcagcatggatttagtaaggggagggcgtgcctgacaaacctgttaaagagttctttgaagagataacaaataggttagaccaaggagagccaatggatgttatctatcttgacttccaaaaggcctttgataaggtgcctcacgggagactgctgagtaaaataagggctcatggtattcgaggcaaggtactaacatggattgacgattggctgtcaggcagaaggcagagaattgggataaaaggttctttttcggaatggcaacccgcagggttcagtgttggggccacagctgttctctttatatattaacgatctagatgacggaactgggggcattctggctaagtttgccgatgatacaaagataggtggaggggcaggtagtatggaggaggtggggaggctgcagaaagatttagacagtttaggagagtggtccaagaaatggctgatgaaattcaacgtgggcaagtgcgaggtcttgcactttggaaaaaagaatagaggcatggactattttctaaacggtgacaaaattcataatgctgaagtgcaaagggacttgggagtcctagtccaggattctctaaaggtaaacttgcaggttgagtccgttttgtgagggccacgaagaatccagcatgagtttgaaggatacaaagtaataacatttatttacaataacatatatatatatatatatatatatataacagcagcagcaacttcccttgctgcacacaccttcctgctggttcctaaactggccagctttatttatactaggagtttactaatggtttctccgccctcctcattggggaagctcatactcccacaggtttgtgggattgtcattagtccacagccaatggtaagtaggcaggttataacatccctcccccccaaagtccaaggaatccaccgaagaccctggcgaaggagggcgttggactcgttttgccgcaggccggacaccatttgtacacggcgctggatcaggcggcgtgtaacgagacggagaccggcgcttccgtgatgaacggcacaacggttgtacatccacggcccgtggaccggaggattccccctctgatgcatcctgtgtctccatctcggagtcagagtctgctgcctccgtcatgtccgcgtctctatctccattcggttctgtaacgacctgcgcaggcttcgagtgaggcaccagtggaagattgtgaggactaccttaccttgtctctggtctctgcggctgtagaaatgagctccgggggcgaggTATCTTTTGAGggaatagtcttctggaccgaacgtggtctacatgtttgcgctgcagacaaccctgggcttgcacctggtaagatataggacccgtttggcgaaagattacaccaggaacccactgggcaccaccagcaaaattccgaacgaacactgggtcaccgggcggaaattgccgaatcggccgatgccgagaaaatccctgtccctgccgttcttgtgtgcggcgtacctttgcgccaatgtctgggaaaaccatactaaggcgagtgcaaagtctccggcccattaggagttctgcgggagctaccccagtcaccgcatggggggtggtcctatacataaacaaaaagcgagccagtctcgtgtccattgatccggaagactgcttctttaggcctcttttgaatgtctgcactgcgcgctctgccaacccatttgaagccgggtggtaaggggcagtgcggatatggcgtatgccgttcatcttcgtgaacctcacaaactcctcactcgtgaatggagtgccgttatccgtgaccagcacctcggggaggccatgcgtactaaacgacaaacgcatcttttcaattgttgcgcaggacgttgtcccctgcatcttatgcacctctagccattaagactgggcattgattaatagaaggaacatggatccctgaaaagggcctgcaaaatctgcatgcaagcgtgcccaaggccgccctggccattcccagtgatgtaggggcgcggctggcggaagcttctgatgctcctggcaaatggagcagttttgggccaccttctcaatgtcggtgtcgaggcctggccaccagacataactccgggccaacattttcattttggtcacaccatagtcacagtactccgcaatcctgcgtagcctggatagaaaatcggcaagggattctccagtggtcctctcagcggtattaaaccggtaacgctggactatcgtggacggggttgggttaaaatgttgccccactatattcacaagttcatcaaacgttttggtgtccagcgcagttgggtacgtaaggctcctaatcaccccaaacgtatgcggcccgcaggcggtgagcaatatgaccacctggcgctcattttcggtgatattgtctgcccggaaatagtaacgcatccattgtgtgtactggttccagctttccagcgcagcatcaaaaacatccaaacgtccgtacagaggcacggtataatagaaaacaacttccaacctgtatccaacaaaaatccagggatgtggcttcagcagtgtagacagctattcactttaaccttcgtcgccagttttgtgagggccacgaagaatccagcatgagttttcaggatacaaagtaataacatttatttacaataacatatatatatatatatattatatatatatatatatatatgtataacagcagcagcaacttcccttgctgcacactccttcctgctggttcctaaactggccagctttatttatactaggagtttactaatggtttctccgcccccctcattggggaagctcatactcccacaggattgtgggattgtcattagtccccagccaatggtaagtaggcaggttataacagtccgtaattaagaaagcaaatgcaatgttgtcattcatctcaagaggcttggaacataaaagcagggatgtacttctgaagctttataaagcattagttaggccccatttagaagactgtgagcagttttgggccccacacctcaggaaggacatactggcactggagcgggtccagcggagattcacacggatgatcccaggaatggtaggcctaacatacggtgaacgtctgaggatcctgggattatattcattggagtttaggaggttgaggggagatctaatagaaacttacaatataatgaatggcttagatagggtggacgtagggaagttgtttccattagcaggggagactaggacccgggggcacagccttagaataaaagggagtcactttagaacagagatgaggagaaatttcttcagccagagagtggtgggtctgtggaattcattgccacagagggcggtggaggccgggacattgagtgtcttcaagacagaagttgataaattcttgatttctcgagtaattaagggcaatggagagagcgggtaattggagttgaaatcagccatgattgaatggtggagtggacacgatgggccgaatggccttacttccactcctatgtcttatggtctacaaCTCCAAAaaccttaattggctgtaaagcactttgggatgtcctgaggtcatgagacACATAATTTAAAGTGATTCAATTTCAATAATAATaagaatcacttgtcacaagtaggcttcaatgaagttattgtgaaaagcccctagtcgccacattcctgcgcttgttcgggaaggctggtacgggaattgaacccacgctgctggctgtgttctgcattacaagccagcaatttagcccactgctaaaccCGCCCCATGTCAGTTAACTGACTACgcgctgggggaagggggagagggagaatctTTATTCTTGCAAAACAGAGGGACATATATCCAGACTTCCAGCCCATCTCCTGGCAACGAATTACAGGGCAGCAGTAATCATAAAGTGGCTGTAGCTCAGTGGGTAGTGCTCTCACCTCAGAGTCAGGAAGtaactgggttcaattcccattccagaggCATGAGCAAAAGTCCCAGCTCGCACTCCATGCAGCACTGAATCAGCATTGCACTGTCATCTTTTGGACAAAGAATTAAACTAAGGCCTTCTCAGGTGAACATAAAAAATCCCATGACACCATTTTGAAGAGCAAAGATTctcccccagtgtcctggccaatatttatccctcaatcaacatcacgaaAGCAGGTTATctggttatcacattgctgtttataagAATTTGCTGCTACATTTCTTCCATTACaacaatgattacacttcaaaagtacttcattgctaTAAAGCATTTTGAGATGTTTAGTGGTTGTGAAAGGCAGTATAGAAATGCATTTTTTCCCCTCACAAGGTGGTGGAGGGATGGGGAAAAAAGATAAATGAACAAATAGTCCCACATTGTGAGCTTGCAATGGAAATTTCCATGAGCATAAACAGTACTTCCAAAACGTCAGCTCTTCCTGTAGTATTTTGCCAAATAGTAGACCTCCGATGACTCCTTCCTGCTCGCAGCCGGTTTTAAAGTCTTCACCTCTCTAAACAATTGGGTGAGTCGGCTGTGGAGGAGACGGCTGTTAGTCCCATCCCAGAATTTACAGAGCAAGGTGCCACCAGGACTGAGGACCCTCCTGGCCAGCTCGAAAACGCAGAAGCATAGCTCAGCCAATCGCTGCTGGTCCAGCTCGCGGATCCCACTGGCGTTCGGTGCCACGTCGCTCAGGATGACCTGGGCCTCTCCCGCCGGCAGGGATTCCTGTATTCTTGCTTGAACCGCAAGCTCCTGGAGGTCAGAATGAGGCAGAAACACAGCGCCATCCAGTGGGGGGATGTGTAAAAGGTCAACTCCCAATACAAAACCTACAGGGGCATCCAGATCTGCAATCAGGGGAAATGAAAAGAAGATCATCAACAAACCTGAACAGAAGAACATCACGTTTTGAAACAGGCCCCATTTGCCTGCTTTCCCAATCCCTTCcctacattattattattattacataataTTTAATTATGTTCCTTCATCTAAACCGACATTAGTCAAGAGGGGGCAGATTTCCAGACACATTCATCGTGATTAGTTCCTTTAATTTTGCATGTTTCCTTCTCCGAGGGGAAGAATGCAGAGTGTGAGAAATTTGCAGGTTGGTACCTTATCCAATTGTAGAAAAGCACTCAAGAAAAGTTGATGCTTCTGAATGACAAAGAATGATTAAGAGAATTGCAAACTAACGATTTGTAGGATTATTCATTCATTTATGTTTTCTCTTTATCCTTTCACCACATTGCTGGATGTGGCACTAGATCATATGGCACTATTCGATGAAGAGCAGGGGAGCTCTTCCTGCTGTCTTGGCCGATAATTATCCCTGAGCCAACATCTTCAAGAACAGATATTCAGATCATAATCATATTGATGCTTATGGCACCTTGTGTGCAAATTGATCATATTACCTACATTACAATGCTTCAAAAGGTACTTCACTGGCTCTAAGGCACTTTCGAAAATCCTGAGCTCATGAAATGCTGACATGCCCCAGAACCTGCAAATACGAATGCCCTCCTGGGCACCTCTGCAAATACTAACAGACTGCTGAGGATCTCTATAAATACAGGCACACACGTGGGACCCTCTGAAAATACTCGCTGACTCTTAGAAACCCCCTGAAAATACCAACAGATCCCTGGAAATCCCCTTCAGATACTTACTCACTCCTGGGGATGCCCTATAAATAATAACATACGCCCTTGTCCTAAATTCCAAATAACAGTatgaactatttgttgccaaaatgTTTTATTTATAATGTTAGTAAATAAACAAGTAGACATAATTTTTTCTTTACAATAAATTGCACTTAACATTTGCAGATGTACCCACAATCCAGATTATCAATAACTTGATTACCTTGCAGACCCCTAAGGGATTGCTCCTGTCACAGATTTTTaaatttgatttttatgtcactCACCGTAGCCGGTGGCATTAACCCTGCCAACCGCAACCTGGCTCCAGGCACCTGGTGCTGCACCACAGTCAATCACGCTGATCCCAGGCCTCAGGATGTTGTGCGTCTCATCAATCTCCAGCAACTTAAATGCGCTCCGACAGCGGTAGTTTTGTTGCCGGGCAGATTTCACGTATGGGTCCCTCTGTTGCCTTGATAACCACCTCTGTTCAGCTGGTGTTTTTTTCAGATGTTCGGCTGCTGTGTGAAACAGTTGATACCGAACCCGAGAGATCATATCACCCTGTCTAATAATGGGAAAAATAAAAATATCTTACCATTTTTAAGCACCATTTCTTTCTTCCACTTATCTCCTAGTTCCATCATCTCTCCTTCGGcttccccctcagccctcaccctgGACAGATTCCACTCAGCAATAGGTCAATTAAGATGTAGAGTGAATGATGGtggcagcaacttgcatttataatagCACCTTTAACATTGTACCAATAAGGATAGGCATCGGGGTGCATAATGCAATGAGGAATAGGGTGCGGGTTACTGTGGATTGGATGAGTTAAAGTTTGATGGGTatggaatgtgggagaccagcgagGAGAGAGTGGAGATCAGGGAGTAGAGTGCAGGAGTTAGTGAAGCATGGGCAAGAGTCTCAGCAGCATTCGGGTTGGAATAGAGCAGAGGTGGTCTCACCTTCACTCGTGATTACATTTGCAGGTCAACCATATTGCAATAGTAAGTGGATTCAGACAGCCATTGGCTTTGTGGAAAACACTGTTTATGTCGCCTCCTCTAGCCCTACAATCCTCCACCATCTCTGctttcctccaattctggtctcc contains:
- the mrm2 gene encoding rRNA methyltransferase 2, mitochondrial isoform X2, with protein sequence MISRVRYQLFHTAAEHLKKTPAEQRWLSRQQRDPYVKSARQQNYRCRSAFKLLEIDETHNILRPGISVIDCGAAPGAWSQVAVGRVNATGYDLDAPVGFVLGVDLLHIPPLDGAVFLPHSDLQELAVQARIQESLPAGEAQVILSDVAPNASGIRELDQQRLAELCFCVFELARRVLSPGGTLLCKFWDGTNSRLLHSRLTQLFREVKTLKPAASRKESSEVYYLAKYYRKS
- the mrm2 gene encoding rRNA methyltransferase 2, mitochondrial isoform X1, with product MLETLRRQGDMISRVRYQLFHTAAEHLKKTPAEQRWLSRQQRDPYVKSARQQNYRCRSAFKLLEIDETHNILRPGISVIDCGAAPGAWSQVAVGRVNATGYDLDAPVGFVLGVDLLHIPPLDGAVFLPHSDLQELAVQARIQESLPAGEAQVILSDVAPNASGIRELDQQRLAELCFCVFELARRVLSPGGTLLCKFWDGTNSRLLHSRLTQLFREVKTLKPAASRKESSEVYYLAKYYRKS